DNA sequence from the Selenomonas timonae genome:
GTTCGGCGCGAATGGTGTACCTGCGGACGGTGCAAGTGAGCTTGCGCTTGATGAGGTCGAGGGGATCACGGAGAAAGATCTGCCCTATGCCCACGCGCTTGTGCAGGGGACACATGCACATCTTGAGGAGATTGATGCGGAGATCGCACGTCTGGCAAAGGAGTGGAAGCTCCACCGCATGGCGGCTGTTGACCGCAATCTCATCCGCATGGCGTACTATGAGATGCGCTATCAGGACGAACGCATCGATCCGCCCGTTGCCATCAACGAGGCGGTCGAACTGGCAAAAAAATACGGCTCGGACGATGCACGCCGCTATGTAAACGGGATCCTTGCTGCAATGCAAAAATCTCTTTGAGAAATGAATCAAGAAAGAATCCGTTGCGCGAGTATGTCGTGCAATGGTTCTTTTTTTATCAAAATCGAAGGTGTCTTATGACTGTTCACTCTGTCAGCGATGTCACACACTACATCAAGGGAATGTTCGAGGGGGAGGCAATCCTCTCGGATATCCTCATACGTGGTGAGGTTTCCAATTTCAAACGCTATCCCTCGGGGCACTGCTATTTTACGCTGAAGGACGCAGGCGCGAGCATGAAATGCGTCATGTTCAACGGCTACGCACGCAACCTGCGCTTTACACCGGAGAACGGGATGCAGGTCATTGCGGGCGGCTCTGTGTCCGTCTACGAGCGCGACGGTGTGTATCAGCTCTACGTGAACTCGCTGACGCCCGAGGGTGCGGGCGCCCTTGCGCTTGCCTTCGAGCAGCTCAAGGAGAAGCTGTATGCCGAGGGACTGTTCGACGAGGTGCATAAGAAGCCGTTGCCGCGTTTTCCGAAGCGAATCGGCATTGTCACATCGTCTGCGGGGGCCGTTCTGCGCGACATTCACAAGGTTGCAAAGAGCCGCTGGCCAAATGTGCAGCTGATCCTGCATCCCGTGCTCGTGCAGGGCACGGAGGCAGCGGAGCAGATTGCAGCGGCGATTCGCTTTTTCAACGAGAAATATCCTGTGGACGTGCTCATTGTCGGGCGTGGCGGCGGTTCGGCAGAGGATCTGTGGGC
Encoded proteins:
- the nusB gene encoding transcription antitermination factor NusB, with the protein product MSRRHAREAALLTLFQLEFGANGVPADGASELALDEVEGITEKDLPYAHALVQGTHAHLEEIDAEIARLAKEWKLHRMAAVDRNLIRMAYYEMRYQDERIDPPVAINEAVELAKKYGSDDARRYVNGILAAMQKSL
- the xseA gene encoding exodeoxyribonuclease VII large subunit, encoding MTVHSVSDVTHYIKGMFEGEAILSDILIRGEVSNFKRYPSGHCYFTLKDAGASMKCVMFNGYARNLRFTPENGMQVIAGGSVSVYERDGVYQLYVNSLTPEGAGALALAFEQLKEKLYAEGLFDEVHKKPLPRFPKRIGIVTSSAGAVLRDIHKVAKSRWPNVQLILHPVLVQGTEAAEQIAAAIRFFNEKYPVDVLIVGRGGGSAEDLWAFNEEPVVRAIYASRIPVISAVGHETDTTLADFVSDRRAATPSQAAEFAVPDAGELNQYAAGLLARLHAGRRRAVEQQRSRLSALTERPWCRNPTLLLAGAAQRTDRATERLHRAAKDARTSARHRLELLLKRLELLNPVQILYRGFSTVEKDGKAVSRAKDLSVGDHLKITFADGKISAIVEAKEKQHGA